The stretch of DNA ataataaatatgtcgTACAAACATTACCATGCTGTCCCAGTGCAAAACTGGGTCAATAAATTAGGTACAATGCAGGAAAACTATCCGACGTCGAGAAAGTCCTCGAACATACACGAGCTACACTTTCTTTTAAAACCATTTCCAAAATATAATCGATCATTTAGTTCAGTATTGATCAGATAAACTGTACACACCAACGTAATTAAAAGAATTATCGTAGGTTCAATAAAATTACTATGTACAATGCAAACATTCAGAGAACAACATTGCCGCATGCAATTAACTGTACAGTGCGAACAAAGCGTGATGTCCGTTTCATGGGAGCGGAGCGAAATCTGAACTGAATCTGGAGCGAGTGTAAACAGGTTTCATTCTTAAAAACAGTTCCGTATTAATGCAACCACTGCTCACATCttgtatgtataaaatattttgccTGTTTAACCCACAGTTGGATCTCATCGGTGCATTCAATAAAATATCTAATACATCACAAGTATGTGACATTAATTTTCCAAGAGATTCTTCTTGAGTACACGGATTTTCCTCATTTAGTGCAGTTGTTTGGATGAATCTTTCACAGTCAATATACGCGGCTTTGAAGTAAACGTGAACATCAGGTGACTGACTGCTTGGCCCCTTTGCACAGGACAGTGATTGAGAGCAAAGGACTAaatctttaatgaataaataatgttgttgACCTGCCCACACAGTTTAAAATGAAAACCAAACATGGTTAAAATACAGTTCATCCAGCGATCTCAAACAGTGCATGGTTTGCACTTTTGGTGTACGGtttgaaaacaaacacaaaataaaagtggACGGCCAGTCTTTTCTGGTGTACTAGATCTCAATTTGACATTTTGTCAGAGTTTCGGGTCTTAACTCTGAAATATTGCTCTGGGGTAGTTTTCAAAGTTTTTACCGGTCACCATCACACCATAGTGTCCCATGAAGACCATCAATAAGACAACGACCCTGTGTGTGAGCAGTGGTGTAAAATTCGAATGCCCTTTCTTTTCACTCAATCGATTTTTCCGTTCTCCTGCCTCTCGGGTTTAGATTTCCGGCTGGAACGCAGGACTTTGTAGCAGCCGCGGGCGATTTTATGCATCCACATGACGTTCATGATGTCCAGGCAGATGCTGGAGAAGATCCAAGCGCTTCGGCCACCAAAGGAGACCTTGTAGAAGGCCTCCGTGCCATACACTGAACACATTCGGCTGTAGTATACTGGCATGACGGCGATCCTCACCAGGAAAAACACAAGCGCCATCAGTACCCCGTTAGCCATGTTAGGCTTGGAGACTTTGGGGTAACCTAATACTTCAAAGAACCAGCTGGAAAACACAGGTGAGCAAAGTGACATGCTGTAAACTAATCTACAGTATCATCACAACATTTCATTTGTGTCATTTCTTATTAATGACAAcatgaaattacatttgaaacacatttaaaaggtACAGTTCAACCAAAAGTGAAAAtgcactcaccctcaggccatccaacatGTGGATGAGATAGTCATTTTGTcgaaaaacagatttggagaaatttagtattgcatcacttgctcaccaatggatcctctgcagtgaatgggtgctgtcagaaacattacaatagtccacaagtaacccacacaactctagtccatcaattaacattttgtcaagcGAAAGTAGCGAGTTTGTAACAAACAAACTCaatatcaagattttttttttttttggcttctggctaaaatacaagtcctctatccataatacaGATTTTTCCAGTGAAACAGTTGGTACTGTCTGAATCAAAAGAGAAATATGATGCACAGATAAGCAACAAATATGTTggaggattttgatgtgagaagtcaacagaggatggactttttcactggagaaagcattatAATTGATTATTTTGGTCAGAAGCAAGATTTGTTAGTTgtaaacacgcagcttttcaattgacaagatgttaactgatgaactggagtcgtgcagattacttgtggattattgtgatgtttttatcagctgtttggactctcattctgacggcacccattcactgcagaggatccattggcgatcaagtgatgaaatgctacatttttccacatctgttctgatgaaggaacaaGTTCATCTATGTCTTGAATGTCCTGAgggagagtacattttcagcaaatgttcctTTTTTGGTGAACCCAGAGTGAAATCTCCTTGGTCATGTGCAGATTGGCTATGATTTTTgtctaattatatttttactttaggTAACGCCagacaaataacaaataatcaGTCAAATACCTACCGTTGGTTTACACATGGTGTGGAGAACTCTGCAAGCAGACGGAAGTTAGCAAAATAAGGCAACATTCCTTGACCCTGGAGACACAAGgtgaagaacaaacaaacaatgacacGGACACGAGTTATAGAAAAGCACAGACTTATGATTCAGCTCCAACAGTCTCAATATCTCCTGCTGTCAGGCACCAACAGTAATTGCTTCAGTGCCGAGTTATGATACTTCACCTAGagcaatgtatataaaaaaataataattaaaaaaaaaatgtagaaaatagAAAAAGGGTTGCATGCAAATGGTCTTTCTAGTAATATAAGATTTATTTTAAGATCAAATAATGTATTCAGTATTTTTTGTCTATGTTTAGATTATTTTTTAGTGAATATGTAGAggttaaaaatgacttaatttttCTACTGTAAAATTGCATACGTGTATGTTAATTAGATTATGATAATTAGAGTGATTAGGTTAATATTATGTCAACtctatgcatttttaaatacatacatCATGAAAAAGTATTTTCAATCATGTACTAAATAAAGCAGAATCATATAATCTGCTTCAAACTAAAACAAACTAGTTTTTTGTTCAGATTACTGCTCCTTGCCATTTAAAGTACCTGCATTCTTTTCTGTAAATGTACTACAAAACtattcaacaatgataattgTGAAATTAAAAACCAAAACTGAGCCGTCAATAATAACAACCCACATTTCAAATAAGCCACATATCATCAGGCACATACAGTGGAGTCCGAAAGTCTGAAACCACTGGTGGAAAATTCTTCTATTTTGAATTCTTAACTACAAATTATAACTATagaaataaatatcatacatatTAAACTAAAGTGTAtcgttcaattaaaaaaaagacgACAGATTTCAGAATATCGTATTAATTTGTCCTCCTTTTTGTTTTAAGTTCAAAAGTGTGTGTAATACcagattttttaatatttcagcaTGATTTTAGAACGATCTAAAGAGCATCTTGTGCTTCAATGGAAGTAATAACTTCTAATCATCTGTACAAAGATGTTCACATAATCAATGTCAAATTTAACcatatacagtagttcaccaaaaaaattaaattctcttctcattttctcaccctcaagccattccaaacacaaaagaagatattttgaagaattttggttACCAAAAAATTtgcggtagccactgacttccatactatgggggaaaaaaaaattctatggaagtcaatggttacctgtttggtaaccaacattcttcttttgtgttcaacagaagaaagaaacatatacaggtttggaacaagtggggACAgaataaatggtgacagaattttcatttacaagtgaactttttattttaagcattttttctatcatttaaatgttataattgtgtttacacccccccccccaccccccaccaccaccaagaTGCTAATAATTAATTTCTAGATTAGATACAAATAAAATCCCAGATTTTGAATGTGGTATCAGACATTTAGATCTCACTGCATGGTCAGCCATGCACGTTCTGTCAGAGAATGAGGACTTCTACAGCTTTTCCTTGCAAAGCGAGGATTATTCAGACCTGATCCAATGAAATGTTCCTCTCCAAACAAGTTTTGACATTATCGTTCCTACAGCAAGCGAATAAACATTTGGCTTTTCGATAACACACCTACCTTAAGGGCTGCAATTAAAACATACATTAGCATACTTACTGCAAAATGGGACATATAAAAATCAaggatacaaaaataataatcagaTTTGCTAGCAGATGCATGCTGGTACCCCTAGGTACTGGTAAGTCCATACTGTAACTGGGCTTCAGTAACTGCTCAGAGTTCCATAACAGCAGGACAGCAGACAAGACAGGAGAGAGTCCATCTAGATCAGCCAAGCCTATAGCCCTCATCTCTTAACCCGAATAACAGTGACACTGGTAGTTTTTGCATGAAGAGTTTTGCTGGTCAGAGGAAGTGAGGCTGCGCTATTCAAGAAGTCATGTTAAGTGGGAcagagacagactgacagacagattcTTGGAAAAAAGGTGCagaaaaaatgcaaaaagaaCGTACGACACATAAGCAGCAACAATATTTAAAACTCGTTGGACATGCATTATGAGAAACAAATCGCACGCTGAAAAGAATTCGATTTTATTCTACTTCTAAAAAAATTCCTCTCATAGTTTGATAGACCTTTAAATGTTACGTGTCAGTGCTAAATATAGCGAAACACTTTGCTCTTAAGATGAAGCACAATTATTAAGCACTGAAAAGACTGACAGGGTTTATTATGCTCTATATTTAATATGTCCTAAAAATATAATGAGGCGAATATTGGAATTTAGTCTGAAGTAATtaacaaaatgacataaaaaagttCTGGTTTTAACGCTAATAGCATTTCTAAACACAGGAAACAATAACAACGAATGACATTTTCAACGACAGACTTAATTACTCACTGAGACCCAACAGAGACTTCCAGCTCCACGTTAAATTACCTAGATTAGCTTGTAATAATTTAGAAAAAGTCTTGAAAAGGCAGTCATAAAAGTGACCAGTGACAGTATGGTCTACATCCTGACAACAAAATGCATGTTCAGGTTTGAGGCGATCCTCAAGGTTGCATTAAATCAGTGCAAGGTAACTGTAGGGTATATAAGCAACAGTAAAGCCATCATAAGTCGCTGCCCCAGAAGCATTTTTAGGAATGAGGGGTTTTTTTGTGCCGCCAAATTTTCAAAAATGAACACGCCCTAAAGATCATTTGTCATGGTCATTCTGCAAAACATGTGCCTTTTGAGTGTCTGTTGTATGTATTGTTTAACTAGAGGTGCACAATACATTTGTggctaaaatgaaataattatcaAGACATATGGCAGAATTACAGCTAATCTTAAGAAATAATATGGTACAGTataatcaatcttttttttttttcttaccattCGTGCATTTAGTAAACACATACCGTGCAAGCATGACCCAGGTCACTCAAATCTGTTAATGACTTTAACAATTAACAGctttaataactttattaaacTTAACATTTCATTCAATAGCACGTATAGTTATTAGGTATAATATAACTTATTAATATAAggtatattcatattcaaaatgttacatttaataaacatatatcatttcatttatttatcattgtgTAAATATATAGTGTCCtgacatacataatatataacaagttcataaatctttttaaaattttcaaaTCTCCTCAAAATGTTATGGAGATTTGAGATTTAAAAATGTTGCCCCATAAAAACAATcacatatacatactgtacatacattaatatatatatatattaaaaagatttttagcTTTTTTGAAGGATTCTATAATAATAGTTCTAATAATTCTGaatgattttataataaattataaatacattttaataaatgagtaATTAAGGAGCAAAGTATAGTGAAAGCATAGTATTTATTGGACATTGCGACAACCCTATTACCCGGTTGCTGAAATGACATCCCAACATGTATATTAATTTAGATGGAAATTacaataatatgtattataatttctttatatttatgaACCTATTAACAACAAATTATTTGTCTGGTGTTCTTGCCATTATTGACATTTTCTGTAAAACCCATATTACAGAAAGACCCATGCCAAATAACTGAGCATCAACAGATGCTATTTTTTAAGCGTTTAGGTTCATTTTTAACTAATGTCTGGTTAATTTCTATAAAAAGGCACAAGTAATAACCTGTGCAACATGTAAACTAAATGCATAGTTATTTAGAATTCAGCAGAGGACCAGATCAACCTGTTATTCAGCAAAACCTTCCCATATCGTGAGTGTGGATCAGCCCAACAAACAAGCGCTTTCTGGCTGTTACTCATCCTGCAGTTGAGACGTGGACGTTAGGTTTcagaagagaaagagggagagtttAGGAGGAAGATCGGCTCAAAGCAGGGGAAGGTTTCAGAGCATGCACACAGGAAATGCTCCAAAGGCACCACAGGAGCAGAGAGCATCAATACATGCACACAATCCAATCTGGTACAGTCTGACCAATAGAGTTGCTGAGGGGGGAGTCAGAGAAGTAGAGGAGGAGAAAATAGACTTCTGCATAACCGTCAATGAGCATTCCATGCAAAAAATaccatcaacatcatcatcatcattataataACCATAGTCAGCTACAGAACCTGGTGACCTAGAGGGTAACCATACAAATGAACCAAGAGTGAACAGTAGTGGCCTCAGTGGTGCAGTCTAGTGGTTAAAGATCTGGGCTGGCAACTATTTGGATATCAAGTTTAACAAGGACCATGGCAACTAGGGATGAGCAAAATAGTTTCTTAGAAGCGGTTTACAAAAGAAAGGTTATGGTGTTAAAAACTAGACAGAGCACAACAAAACCGCACAGAATGACTCAATATCGAgattaataaaagttttaaaagttgGATTTTTAAGACATCAGATAAAATGcaactttttttcaaaacaactGTACCTAGCAAACTAGTAAatggtgaataaataaaaagcGATGCATGCGGTCAACATACCATTTATTTAAAGCatctaaattgtttttttaaaaaaacagtaaacaactTAAATTAGGTGTTGGATAGCTAATCAACCACATGACTCATctctaatatttaaatatatatatatataattttttttttctacagatgAGGACACTGCATACATTGTGAAGGACAAGAAAATGTTTTCTTGACTTTAAACACTTTTACAATCAGAGAAGGTCACAGGCCACATACGGGGTCAAACATATAGGATACAGATTCTCAGCTTCTGGCCATCCTGTTTCTCTGTTTATAGTTTAGTGCTATGTTATAAGGGAACGCTCGTGTGGTGGAGCATCAGCCAATGAACACAGAGCTTTCAGCACCAGTTGCACACCTGACACACCACTGCTCACTCTTGGTTGTCTCTTTCCCATCTTGCCTGCATGTTCTGTTATGGGACAACAGGGCACTCACCAGTACATAGTAGTAAGCATACAATGCTGCCAGGTGGTGGATTACAAAAAACTTGTCTCCTATTGCTCTCCAATAGTAAAATATAAGCAGCAGATCTGGAAAACACAGAAAGAAAAAGGCAATAAGAGTCAGAACTTCTTTAAAGAACATGAATTTAGCATACAAGTGATTTAATACAttcaaataactaataataacacGGCTTACCAATAATATACCTACATCTCAAAAGAAAACATTGATATAGGGACATTTGCACCAAAATTCTTCTCTGTGGCCATCTTATCCTATTTCAGAGGATTCCATAAAGTCTCTGCCAACACCTTTGACGGCTGCAAGgctatattcttttatttatttatttttttgagaaaactaacaaaaataaaaaaaactgccataaaaacattttcagatattgaaatgaatttgaaaactgagactaaaataaaatattataataaaaggtctaatttaattttgattaataattaacCATTCCGTCTCATTTGTGAATATTTGTTAATGCATTAGATAACAATaagcaatatatttttacagcgTTTCATTCATTTTGTTAAAGTTAGttgataaaaatacaactgttaattgttaaacttaaaaaataaagtataatactaaatgttaaaataaatattctgaaatattgttaTCATAAAGCCTTTTCAAAAAATAGTATTGGGTCTTTCTCCATCAGTTACTGATAAACTTGTCACATTTCAGCTTATgtacattaaatacataaatgcattacACTGGTCAAATAATGTGTAACAAGTCataggaattgttttttttttttaactaaattagtgaatgcttttaataaaaatttaattaaaaaaaaattaaaaaaatcatcctTCAAAAACATGACATTATAATAGAGAATTTACAGAATCATCTGCAACCAGGTTAATACGGTCAGAGACGGTGAAGTGTGGCTACTGAGGCGTTTCTTTGGTGAAACTAGCCTGACCAACAATTTAAATATAATCGATCTACTAgaaaccccccaaaaagcaatcaACTAAAAATCCACTTCAATTTTCAAGCTCTCACCAGATATGAGGTAGCCTGTAGTAATGCTCACGTTTATCTTCACCAGAGCAGGATCTCCCCTGTAGAGGTAAAGATCAGGACATGGCACTGAGATTACTGCAAGATCACCTTAAAACAGTTACGGAAAGCATCCTGCTCATCTGTGAAGAGCAGCGCTTTCCCAGCATGCCCTGCATGCAGCATGAGAGGTCGAGCACTCACCATACGGGGTCATGATTGACTGCCTCATCGAAGAACAGGATGTAGAGGCAGAAGAGGCCGACCAACAGGGCATGGAGCGTGGACACAGTCCTGCAGAGACGCAAAAGGTTTTATGACTTGACAGCAGTGTTAACAGTGGTTTGCTTCTCCCATAGAATAATGTCAAGTTAAAACAATCGAAACTGAGCGATTGGCTGCTGTCAATCAACTCGGCGCTGTGTCCTAGAGatctaaaatctaaatctaaagaTCTCCTCCAGCTGGCTGTTCTCTTGACAGCCTGCTGAAATGAGCATTATCGCTGCCATCTTCGCCTCTTGCCAGTTTCTATACGCATATGCAGACATTAGTGATTTTGAGTGAAAGCTTACAACTCGATCTCTACAGTGTAATCTTCTGTGAAGTCATTTAACAGGGAAATAACTGAAGCACCGCTGCGAATCCTCTGGTGATATTTAACAAGCTGCCTGTTTAGAATGGTTATCATAGTTTTAATTGTATTGGAGCTTGAATtctaaacaaatgactcttatgaactagTGGATCAGTGCGAACAGTTCTTTtttcagtgaatcaaaaacattcaTTAAGGAATCATTTAAATGATTGAGTCTTTTGACCCAGTTCTtcttagtaaatatatatatttttttaaaacggTGTAATATGATTTATTAACAAATGACTGGTTGTTTTAAGTAAATCAAAACCATTTAGTATGCGGAGATATTGCAAATGATTCCTGAGAAAATAATTCCATTGAgaatctttttgtttttttgttttttataatcgGAATCCGAATTTTAGTAAATAGGGAATCAGAATCATAATGACTCTTATGAAACAGTTCTTCTCagtgaatcaaacacatacaGTGCAACCAGTTATATCTTAATGATTCCCAAATGTATTAGTTTTGAGGgagttctttttaatgaatcaaaccCACACCATGCAACCACAGTAGTCCAATCCCTAAACAACTCTTTAtaagtaatttattttaagtgaattaAAACCACACAGGTTGACCTGTTTTCTAAATGATTCCTGAACAAATGAGTACTTTGAGCCGGACCTTGTTAGCAAATCAAACACATACAGTGCAACTAGTTATGTTTATGCAATTCCTGAATGAATTAGTCTTCCAAGTCAGTTCTTTGAATGAATCAGAACCACTCAGTGCAACCAGTGCAGTCCGATTCCTAAACACATGACTCTTGTGAgccagttctttttagtgaatcaaacacatacaGCTTACATTTACTCTTTTAAACTTATGAAACACTGAACATGAGAAGGTAATACATGGAAAGAAAAATGCAGAACTAGTCCCAGCACTCCAACAGACGGCACAAATCATGTTTGTGTACCTTGAGTTCCACTCGATCTTCTGTTTGTGGGTGAGTTTGAGGAAGCCAGGGCTGATTCTGGACGATACCCAGGGGCTCACGCTGTGAAAAAGCCACTGGAAAGTGCAAAAACTCACCACCGAGATGAGCAGGATCAGCTGGCTGAAGGGGTCCATGGCCACCCGACCCCACTGAAAGAGAAAGAGCAGAAAAACACTTTCTAATTACACACGAACATCAGTGTCCTGTTGAAATCACACGACGGAAAACTCACCGTTCCAGGAGAAAAGCAAAGTAAATGTTTAACAGACATGCCCTCTACCATTACTGTGCTAGCAAAGGGAAACGAGGTGATGCAAAACCCACGTCTTTATCTGCACTCATAAAACGAATAAAGGCTGTGGGAAGTGTCACAGTATCAGTCCTCTCAGACTTAGTTAAAGCATCATATTGGTTGATATTAATGCTGCCAAGAGTGATGCAAGAGTTGGTTGACCATTCCAAAACACAGTCCAAAATCTAAGACATGTTACACATCATGGTTAGACAACTGTTCTGGAGTCAAAAGTGGGCTTCAGTTGTCATTAATGGCACTAGACGTAATCCTTTATAGTACTGTATGTACAAATCATATTGAGATTAGCTCTAAATGTCAACCTTGTCCTCGTCATGTTTTCAAACAGTTTCTCTTGCAGTCTGGTGCCATGAAAAACATGTCCCCTTTGAGGCACAAAGTTAGGAAGCAGTGATCCATAATGATAAACCTTGGGCCAAAATAATCACAGCGTTTCAATCATTCAGCACAAAGAGCAAAAGACATACAGTAGATCGAATTCATGCTCGCCTGCGCTTTTCTCACTTCCTGTACAAAGTGTCTTTCATACACTcaggaaaaaaaggtacaaaattcGTAACTGGAGCAGTAACTACTAATGTACACCATTTAAGTACAGatatgtaccatttaggtaaTACTATATGCATCTTTAAGTTAACATCTTGCATCCTTTAGGGGTAAATCaggtacaaaggtgtaccttCTGAAAAGGTAGCATCCCAGTggcaacttttgtaccttttttcctgCAAGTGTATATGGTTAATCATCTGAGAAAAAGGCACTGGGTTAATGTTTAAATGGTTAGCTGGACTAAATCTAGTTAGAAGTTACACAAGCATTTAATTCACTGTATTATTCAATAATTGGCActacaacacattaaaataataaaataataataacaatatatataatttatataatatttcacaatattactaataTCAGTACATATATATCCTTGATACCGGGAAATTCAAGAAACCTCAAGGAAGAAGCGTTTTACATCTTCCACAAGGCATCTAAGTGCTCATAAAATCTCCTGCTGATCTACTTTCAAGACCTCTGGCCCATAACAGCTAATGGAAAACATGAATCGCACTCTTACCTGAGGCTAAAAGTGTTCAAAGCACgagagaaaaacacaaaacatgaaCCCATTGCACTGAGAGTGTAGTGAGAAGAAACTGACACACTTTTGAAAACCAGGAAATTGGATTTTTGTGGCTTTTAATCTGTTTACTTGCTTTAAGGTCATCTACACTATAAACTTTCAGCAGAGAAGcaataaagacaaaaaacaacTAATGAATGTCCACTCAACATTGACACATCAATGGCAGATGTAGCCGTTAAACCGTCATCTGCAGCTTACATACACGGTCTCTAATGTTTTTACATGTCAACAACTGCAGACTTCCAACGGTCACGAAAGGAGATCTGCATATCAGCAGAGATGCAAATGAAACAAATTTCACGCAGGAGGTCATTCACACATCCTCACATGCCTTAACTTGCTCTTATTGCTACAACAAACAATAGCCAATCCCACCTCCCTAAAATCAATATCCCAAAAGGTGAATTGTGTCATTTCTTCACCACTAGTGGTAACAAACTGTAGGTTTCCCAACACTAGTCTCCCAATGACTGGACAAAAAAAGCGGTTCCACCCCAAAATATACCACTGGTTCATCAAATGTGTCTATATTGGGTTAGTTAAAGAGAGAATTCACCGCTGGCAAGACAGGTTTTTAATGAAACTTGGCTGTGTCTATGCACTAgaaacacaaaattatttttttaattgctgcTACATGACTAGACAAACTAGAGAAAGAAAAGCCCTGAAGCCGTCCAAAGATTTCCGGATAATGCAAAATATTGCGTTTTGCATGATCCAGCAGATTTTTACTGACCAATAAACAGGAATCACGGTGCAGGAAACTAGTGGTACACTGATATATTGactaatatttgtcttttttttttttttgcagagaagTTGTCCTGTTTGTTCTGATTGTAGACATGAGCATAATCTATAAATCATTGATTACAAACAAACTATACCGTGCTATATTCATTAACTTCAATTTATGATGTGTAGTTAATGTAAAATTTGCATTGCCCGGTCTTTAAGAAAATGATTCCGAATGTGCAAAACATTACAAGATTACAGAGTGCACTGTTAGTTAGCATTtacttcctttttattttatattttttaacgaTTTCTTTATATGTGAAAAATACTATAGGTGGATTACAGAATCAAGAAGTTTATCAAGTTACAATATTTTGCTGTAACAAATTATTACTGTAACAAAGCTGGTGGAAAATCTGCAAACTTATCTAATGAATGCATAACAAGAATTAAAGCGGACATAATCAATTGAGTCGCAGTCAACATTATTTCAGACATGGTCAAACAACTAAACTAAGAGACTTTGACATCAGCACATCTCCTCATGTGCCGATAGGAGTCAAAAAACATGCGGTTTCTAAATTTAGATGTTCTTTATGTAGCAATAGGCAACATGCACATATAGAGGAGGGGTGAGGGTGGGTGTATTTAAAGTTCCTATATGGGTGAAGGGCAGACGTCCAAAGAGGTCATAAAGCAATAGTAACAGGAAGTTCAGCAGTTAAGGGTGATCACAGGATTTCTGCTGCATATGCATGCATCTCATTTGTGAACATGCAGTTTAAGTAACAATAAGCCActaataaaaactttttaaaaaatgtatgaccGAGTAGATTAACATGCTGTCCTTACTGGTGCACAGGTTTGTCATGTGGGTGGCAGATCACAGCATTGACAAAGCTGCACTGCTGGCATGCTTTAGTTTAGTGCATTGAGTAAATGCATCATATATTAAGAGAAGCAGTGCTGCCTTATGAATGAAAGATCTGCTGCGCAAAGAAAGGCTCATAATGGATGGATAGCTAAATGGATGCTTTATTAAACCCATGAGGAAACTGCAGTGCAAAAGCAGCCAGACACAATCGACCAAGTACACAAGCAAACATatgtatacaga from Carassius carassius chromosome 35, fCarCar2.1, whole genome shotgun sequence encodes:
- the tlcd4a gene encoding TLC domain-containing protein 4-B, whose translation is MDPFSQLILLISVVSFCTFQWLFHSVSPWVSSRISPGFLKLTHKQKIEWNSRTVSTLHALLVGLFCLYILFFDEAVNHDPVWGDPALVKINVSITTGYLISDLLLIFYYWRAIGDKFFVIHHLAALYAYYYVLGQGMLPYFANFRLLAEFSTPCVNQRWFFEVLGYPKVSKPNMANGVLMALVFFLVRIAVMPVYYSRMCSVYGTEAFYKVSFGGRSAWIFSSICLDIMNVMWMHKIARGCYKVLRSSRKSKPERQENGKID